In Leptolyngbya sp. NIES-2104, the genomic window GCCCGATCGACATTCAATCCATTTTCCCGCTTCTCCAACGGTGAAACCCGCCCCCGAAACCGCTACAGTAAGAACATTGCACCGGAGAGAACGCTATGTTTAATTTAGGTTGGGTCGAAATCGGAGTCATTTGCCTAGTCGCCTTGCTGATTTTTGGACCTAAGAAAATTCCTGAACTGGGTGGAACATTCGGAAAAACCCTTCGCAACTTCAAAGAAGGCATGACCGAAGCCAACGAACCCGATCCAACCGACGACGATCGACCATCCTAAAACTAGTACGGTTGCCCAATTTTTTTGACGGTTATCCTCCCTCGTTGCCAGTTAGACTCCCCCGCTAGAGTGGGGTGAAGAACTATAGAAAAGTTTACAACTAAGTATAGTTCGTTGCTCTCTGTCGCTGACACTCCGTTACAGAGACTCAGCGCAGACCTCGCATAGTGGAGAAAGCCCGATGTTTGAATACTTCACCGATCAGGCGATCGAGACCATCATGTTTGCCCAGGAAGAAGCTCGTAGGCTTCGGCAAAATTCCGTGGGCACCGAAGCAATTTTGCTGGGCTTACTCAGACAGGATGACACGATCGCAGCGTCGGTTTTGAATGACCTAGGTGCGACTTTAGACACCGCACGATTAGAAATTGAAAAGATTATCGGTCGTGGATCTGGCTCGTCGTTTGGAGAACTTCCCTTTACGCCCAAAACGCGCCAGATTCTTGAACGTGCGCTACAACAAGCCCAGTTGATGGGAATGCGCTACGTTCGATCGGAGCATATTCTGTTGTCCTTGGTCGATGATAACCAAGGTGTGGCAATCAAAGTTTTGAGCCAGTTGGGTCTGAATCCGGATGATATTCGCGCTCAAGTGTCGCTTGCTCAAGAACCGGTTGCCGCTGGAAAACCTGCTCCGCGCAAAGTTGGTAATAGCAAGAAAACACCCGCGCTCAATGAGTTTGGAACGGATCTGACTCAGATGGCTGCTGAAGGTAAGCTTGATCCGATGATCGGACGGCAGAACGAACTCGATCGCGTGATTCAAATTCTCGGTCGTCGTACTAAGAATAATCCCGTTTTGGTGGGCGAACCTGGAGTCGGTAAAACTGCGATCGCGGAAGGACTCGCACAACGCATTTACGATCAAGCGGTTCCCGAATTGCTGCAAGACAAGCAGGTTTTCCAGCTTGATGTGGGTAGCTTGTTGGCTGGAACGCGCTTCCGGGGCGAGTTTGAAGAACGGATGAAACAAATCCTGGATGAAGTGCAAGAATCCGGCAACATTATTCTAGTGATTGATGAAATTCATACGCTCGTGGGCGCTGGCTCGACGGGTGGCGGAATGGATGCAGCAAACCTGATGAAGCCTGCTTTGGCTCGTGGATTGCTTCAGTGCTTAGGGGCGACGACCTTAGATGAATACCGTCAGCATATCGAGCGAGATCCTGCATTAGAACGGCGATTTCAGCCTGTGATGGTCGGTGAACCGACGGTCGAAGAAACGATCGACATTCTAAAAGGATTGCGCGATCGCTATGAGCAGCATCACCAATTACAGATCGACGATTCAGCCGTAGAAGCTGCCGCGAAATTAGCTGATCGCTATATTACAGATCGATTTTTGCCAGATAAAGCGATCGACTTAATCGACGAAGCAGGTTCCTTGGTGCGCTTGCGGAATACGAATCCAGCATTGAAAGCTCTGAAGAAAGAACTGCGGCAAATTCAGAAAGAAAAGCAAGCCACAGTAGCCGCTCAGGACTTTGATAAAGCGGGACAATTGCGCGATCGAGAAATCGAACTTGAAAAACAACTCGCAACCGATGTTCCTGCTGGAGTCCTGCCTGTTGTCACCGAAGAAGATATCGCACAGGTGATTTCTTCTTGGATGAACATTCCCGTGAGCAAGCTGACTGAATCCGAATCAGCAATGTTGTTGCACTTGGATGAAGTGCTGCATCAGCGTGTGATCGGACAGGATGAAGCAGTGACAGCAGTAGCGCGATCGATTAAGCGTGCGCGTGTGGGCTTACAAGATCCGGATCGCCCGATCGCATCGTTTATCTTCTCCGGTCCAACTGGAGTCGGT contains:
- a CDS encoding twin-arginine translocase TatA/TatE family subunit — protein: MFNLGWVEIGVICLVALLIFGPKKIPELGGTFGKTLRNFKEGMTEANEPDPTDDDRPS
- a CDS encoding ATP-dependent Clp protease ATP-binding subunit — translated: MFEYFTDQAIETIMFAQEEARRLRQNSVGTEAILLGLLRQDDTIAASVLNDLGATLDTARLEIEKIIGRGSGSSFGELPFTPKTRQILERALQQAQLMGMRYVRSEHILLSLVDDNQGVAIKVLSQLGLNPDDIRAQVSLAQEPVAAGKPAPRKVGNSKKTPALNEFGTDLTQMAAEGKLDPMIGRQNELDRVIQILGRRTKNNPVLVGEPGVGKTAIAEGLAQRIYDQAVPELLQDKQVFQLDVGSLLAGTRFRGEFEERMKQILDEVQESGNIILVIDEIHTLVGAGSTGGGMDAANLMKPALARGLLQCLGATTLDEYRQHIERDPALERRFQPVMVGEPTVEETIDILKGLRDRYEQHHQLQIDDSAVEAAAKLADRYITDRFLPDKAIDLIDEAGSLVRLRNTNPALKALKKELRQIQKEKQATVAAQDFDKAGQLRDREIELEKQLATDVPAGVLPVVTEEDIAQVISSWMNIPVSKLTESESAMLLHLDEVLHQRVIGQDEAVTAVARSIKRARVGLQDPDRPIASFIFSGPTGVGKTELAKALAAAVFGSEEAMIRLDMSEYMESHTVSKLIGSPPGYIGYDEGGQLTEAVRRNPYTVILFDEVEKAHPDVFNMMLQLLDDGRLTDAKGRTVSFKNTLIIMTSNLGSKVIEKGGAGLGFATETGSSESIQYNRIRTLVNDELKQYFRPEFLNRIDEIIVFRQLTREEVVQIADLMIQEAAARIAEQGITLEVTDRFKERVVVDGYNPSYGARPLRRAIARLLEDSLAEAILSGQIQDGDKAIADVDEDQQVVIRSIKSPVSISV